A genomic segment from Arcobacter acticola encodes:
- the gmk gene encoding guanylate kinase, giving the protein MEEKKGAILILSGPSGCGKSTLLKEVYKDISDYYFSISTTTRAPRTGEQNGVDYFFVTKEEFEKDIKNDDFLEYAKVHDNYYGTSLKPINKALEEGKLVIFDIDVQGHEIVRNKLDSIVTSVFITTPSLKVLEERLNARNTDSSDIIEKRIKNAKGEVEFFQDYDYLIINDNLEIAAKELVCIANITRIKTKLYEKDKIISNWLN; this is encoded by the coding sequence ATAGAAGAAAAAAAAGGCGCAATATTAATTCTTTCAGGACCTAGTGGTTGTGGAAAATCTACACTATTAAAAGAAGTGTATAAAGATATAAGTGATTACTATTTTTCAATATCAACTACAACAAGAGCACCTAGAACTGGTGAGCAAAATGGTGTAGATTATTTTTTTGTAACAAAAGAAGAGTTTGAAAAAGATATAAAGAATGATGATTTTTTAGAGTATGCAAAAGTTCATGATAACTATTATGGGACTTCATTAAAACCTATTAATAAAGCCTTAGAAGAGGGGAAATTAGTTATATTTGATATTGATGTGCAAGGGCATGAAATAGTAAGAAATAAACTTGATTCTATTGTAACATCTGTATTTATTACTACTCCTTCTTTGAAAGTATTAGAAGAAAGACTAAATGCTAGAAATACTGATAGCAGTGATATTATTGAAAAAAGAATTAAAAATGCTAAGGGTGAGGTTGAATTTTTCCAAGATTATGATTATTTGATAATAAATGATAATTTAGAAATTGCTGCTAAAGAGTTAGTTTGTATTGCAAATATCACAAGAATAAAAACTAAACTTTATGAAAAAGACAAAATTATATCAAATTGGCTAAACTAG
- a CDS encoding EAL domain-containing response regulator, translated as MINNISILKNITILYAEDEKDLREVTHQILKGFTKKQYVAQNGQEGLELFKAHENEIDLIITDVNMPVMNGLDMVKEIKKININIPIIVATAFSNKEYLLEAIDIGIDKYVLKPIDIAKLLQVMSQSLIYHELKDLYTDTLTNLPNRNKLKKDLSENNIDLMALLDVDEFSTINDLFGEKIGDTILYELASKIKNYFSDNEYFVYRMEADKFAIVAKQNNKDVDEFYNLCKAFADKIEKESLLIEEDEIDINITIGIAQGDGARAFKYSQRVINYARTKLQRIMIYNESFKIQQSFEENIKWVKQLKIGFRENLFQAYFQPIVDTNTKVIHKYEALIRYITKDGVEIAPYNFINVAKKTKLYPNIIKIVIQDAFKLIKNKNKRVSVNISFDDIANEETTTFIYEILEQHKEYTKFLEFEILESEEISDFNEVSRFISEIKKFDCIVGVDDFGAGYSNFNLLTLLDIDFVKIDGSLIEKITTSKDLEIIVNTIANFSKEFKVKTVAEYVSNEDIYNKIKELNIDYCQGYYFDRPLSYDNVK; from the coding sequence ATGATAAATAATATTTCAATACTAAAAAATATAACTATTTTATATGCCGAAGACGAAAAAGACTTAAGAGAAGTTACTCATCAAATACTAAAAGGTTTTACAAAAAAGCAATATGTTGCACAAAATGGCCAAGAAGGATTAGAATTATTTAAAGCCCATGAAAATGAAATAGACTTAATTATTACAGATGTAAATATGCCTGTAATGAATGGGTTAGACATGGTAAAAGAGATTAAAAAAATTAATATTAATATTCCCATTATCGTAGCAACAGCATTTTCAAATAAAGAATACTTACTTGAAGCTATTGATATAGGTATTGATAAATATGTATTAAAACCTATTGATATTGCAAAACTTTTACAAGTAATGTCTCAATCTTTAATCTATCATGAATTAAAAGATTTATATACAGATACCCTAACAAATCTTCCAAATAGAAATAAATTAAAAAAAGATTTAAGTGAAAACAATATTGATTTAATGGCACTTCTTGATGTAGATGAGTTTTCAACTATAAATGACCTTTTTGGTGAAAAAATTGGAGATACAATTCTTTATGAATTGGCAAGTAAAATAAAAAACTATTTTTCAGATAATGAATATTTTGTTTATAGAATGGAAGCTGATAAATTTGCTATTGTTGCAAAACAAAATAATAAAGATGTAGATGAATTTTATAATTTATGTAAAGCATTTGCTGATAAAATTGAAAAAGAATCTTTATTAATAGAAGAAGATGAAATTGATATAAATATAACAATAGGAATAGCACAGGGGGATGGTGCAAGAGCATTTAAATACTCACAAAGGGTAATTAATTATGCAAGAACTAAACTTCAAAGAATTATGATTTATAATGAATCATTTAAAATTCAACAATCTTTTGAAGAAAATATAAAATGGGTGAAACAATTAAAAATTGGGTTTAGAGAAAATCTATTTCAAGCATATTTTCAACCAATTGTAGATACAAACACAAAAGTTATACATAAATATGAAGCCTTAATAAGATACATAACAAAAGATGGAGTTGAAATAGCTCCATACAATTTTATAAATGTTGCTAAAAAAACTAAACTTTATCCAAATATAATCAAAATTGTAATTCAAGATGCTTTTAAATTAATTAAAAATAAAAATAAAAGAGTATCTGTTAATATTTCTTTTGATGATATCGCAAATGAAGAAACAACAACATTCATATATGAAATATTAGAACAACATAAAGAATATACAAAGTTTTTAGAGTTTGAAATACTTGAATCAGAAGAAATTTCTGATTTTAACGAAGTTTCAAGATTTATTAGTGAAATCAAAAAATTTGATTGTATTGTAGGAGTTGATGACTTTGGAGCTGGATATTCAAACTTCAATTTGCTAACATTGCTTGATATTGATTTCGTTAAAATTGATGGTTCATTAATTGAAAAAATCACAACTTCAAAAGATTTAGAAATAATTGTAAATACAATAGCAAACTTCTCTAAAGAGTTCAAAGTTAAAACAGTTGCTGAATATGTATCAAATGAGGATATTTATAATAAAATAAAAGAGTTAAATATAGATTATTGTCAAGGTTACTATTTCGATAGACCTTTAAGTTATGATAATGTCAAATAG
- a CDS encoding DUF58 domain-containing protein: MNQALKKILIKTKKQVFSEIIGNNSTKIKGEGYDFCELKEYEYGEDVKNIDWVISAKMQKPYVKVFYAQKELNVNIVSFLNGSTYFGTDIFKQEIIIQIASALGFICVKQGNPFSSFIANENLEICTKKSKQIFNVNFMSEQKYYYNVIGKNINYEKITKELFKSIHHKSMIFLIGDFFDIEKLDLKLLCQKHEVIALIVRDKFEEAPIELGNVNFIDPNNNRSFEGVLNKNTVETYINKIKENDHKLYNHFQNCAIRFTKIYTHEDPIKKLIGVLR, encoded by the coding sequence ATGAATCAAGCCTTAAAAAAAATACTTATAAAAACTAAAAAACAAGTTTTTTCAGAAATCATAGGAAATAATAGCACTAAGATAAAAGGTGAAGGTTATGATTTTTGTGAACTAAAAGAGTATGAATATGGAGAAGATGTTAAAAATATTGATTGGGTAATAAGTGCTAAAATGCAAAAACCTTATGTGAAAGTTTTTTATGCACAAAAAGAGTTAAATGTAAATATTGTTTCTTTTTTAAATGGATCTACTTATTTTGGAACTGATATTTTTAAACAAGAAATTATTATACAAATTGCAAGTGCTTTAGGATTTATTTGTGTAAAACAAGGAAATCCTTTTTCTTCATTTATTGCAAATGAAAATCTTGAAATTTGTACAAAAAAATCAAAGCAAATTTTTAATGTAAATTTTATGTCAGAACAAAAATACTATTACAATGTGATTGGAAAAAATATTAATTATGAAAAAATCACAAAAGAACTTTTTAAATCAATTCATCACAAATCTATGATTTTTTTAATTGGTGATTTTTTTGATATTGAAAAACTTGATTTAAAACTCCTTTGTCAAAAACATGAAGTAATAGCATTGATTGTAAGAGATAAATTTGAAGAAGCCCCAATAGAACTTGGAAATGTAAATTTTATTGATCCAAATAATAATAGAAGTTTCGAAGGTGTTTTAAATAAAAATACAGTTGAGACTTATATAAATAAAATAAAAGAAAATGACCATAAATTATATAATCACTTTCAAAATTGTGCTATAAGATTTACAAAAATATATACACACGAAGATCCAATAAAAAAACTAATAGGAGTTTTAAGATAA
- a CDS encoding PAS domain-containing sensor histidine kinase gives MKTKTSSYIKITSVYFLFGVLWIYFSDAAINLVVSDLETLKFLQTIKGWLFICISSLILFFFSKQQFEKIQNETDQLAKTKDLLETIIENAPISVFWKDLNGAYIGANSKFLELINLQNRKDLIGKKDSDLNFPEKEEFVNDDKLIIETKKAKLNYIEKVTVKNNIVKIVNTSKVPLLNFEGNVIGILAITQDITEHTENLNLLKEQEQLLIQQSRLASMGEMIANIAHQWRQPLSIISTLATGIKLERELGISNDENENESLDMINQNTQYLSKTIDDFKNFFKKSNYTNTIYTDDLLARTLKLISSRLKDNNIEIILNNENVEIDTYENELIQIYINILNNSIDAFMEVNYNKYIFIETKKVNSHLIIEIKDNAGGIADDVIGKVFEPYFSTKDEKNGTGLGLYMCNEIVTKHLKGTISVQTVIFDYLEKNYTGASFKITLQL, from the coding sequence ATGAAAACAAAAACATCATCGTACATTAAGATAACATCAGTTTATTTTTTATTTGGTGTATTATGGATCTATTTCTCTGATGCTGCTATTAATCTAGTTGTTTCTGATTTAGAAACTCTTAAGTTTTTACAAACTATAAAAGGTTGGTTATTTATATGTATATCATCCTTAATACTATTTTTCTTTTCTAAGCAACAATTCGAAAAAATACAAAATGAAACAGATCAATTAGCCAAAACAAAAGATTTATTAGAAACTATTATTGAAAATGCTCCAATATCTGTATTTTGGAAAGATTTAAATGGAGCATATATTGGAGCTAATTCAAAATTTTTAGAATTAATAAATTTACAAAACAGAAAAGATTTAATAGGTAAAAAAGATTCTGATCTTAATTTTCCAGAAAAAGAAGAATTTGTAAATGATGATAAGTTAATTATTGAAACAAAAAAAGCTAAATTAAATTATATAGAAAAAGTTACAGTTAAAAATAATATTGTAAAAATTGTAAATACCTCAAAAGTACCTTTGCTAAATTTTGAAGGAAATGTTATTGGGATTTTAGCTATTACTCAAGACATTACAGAACACACAGAAAATTTAAATTTATTAAAAGAGCAAGAACAACTACTAATTCAACAATCAAGACTAGCTTCAATGGGAGAAATGATTGCAAATATTGCCCATCAATGGAGACAACCTTTATCTATAATTTCTACTTTAGCAACAGGAATAAAACTTGAAAGAGAGTTGGGTATTTCAAATGATGAAAACGAGAATGAATCATTGGATATGATAAACCAAAATACTCAATATTTATCTAAAACTATTGATGATTTTAAAAATTTCTTTAAAAAAAGTAATTATACAAATACCATATACACTGATGATTTACTTGCTAGAACATTAAAATTAATTTCTTCAAGATTAAAAGATAATAATATCGAAATAATTTTGAATAATGAAAATGTTGAAATTGATACATATGAAAATGAATTAATTCAAATTTATATAAATATTCTAAACAACTCAATTGATGCTTTTATGGAAGTAAATTACAATAAATATATTTTTATAGAAACAAAAAAAGTAAATAGCCATTTAATAATTGAAATAAAAGACAATGCAGGTGGAATTGCAGATGATGTTATAGGGAAAGTATTTGAACCATATTTTAGTACAAAAGATGAAAAAAATGGTACTGGACTTGGTCTTTATATGTGTAATGAAATTGTTACTAAACATTTAAAAGGCACTATTAGTGTCCAAACTGTTATATTTGATTATTTAGAAAAAAATTATACAGGAGCCTCTTTTAAAATTACTCTTCAATTATAA
- a CDS encoding NifU family protein, giving the protein MMPFTDEDLQDPVSSIIKNKIAPMLARDGGAIELLDIRNARVFVQLKGACVGCSASGSTLKYIVEKELKAAIHPELQIVNVPQGMENRLEEF; this is encoded by the coding sequence ATGATGCCATTTACAGATGAAGATTTACAAGACCCTGTAAGTTCAATTATAAAAAACAAAATTGCTCCAATGCTTGCACGAGATGGTGGAGCAATTGAACTGTTGGATATAAGAAATGCAAGAGTTTTTGTTCAATTAAAAGGTGCATGTGTTGGTTGTAGTGCTAGTGGAAGTACATTAAAATATATTGTTGAAAAAGAGCTAAAAGCTGCTATTCATCCTGAATTACAAATAGTTAATGTACCACAAGGTATGGAAAATAGATTAGAGGAATTTTAA
- a CDS encoding ABC transporter ATP-binding protein encodes MSEANKMDELIADDLLLQAKNLSHKFDYELFNDINLSLLKKESIAIIGMSGSGKSTLLNVLSSLLKPSAGSVVFKSKDIYAQKQSELLKIRRDDFGIIFQAHYLFRGFSAIENLEIATLLSSEEIDKDLLKELNIDYVINQGVGELSGGQQQRLSIARVMTKKPKIIFADEPTGNLDKDTAKIVMDTLFKYIKNNDAGLILVTHEYELAMRCDKVYKLEELKLQEIK; translated from the coding sequence ATGAGTGAAGCTAACAAAATGGATGAGCTCATTGCAGATGACCTTTTACTTCAAGCTAAAAATCTATCTCATAAGTTCGATTATGAACTTTTCAACGATATAAACTTATCTCTTTTAAAAAAAGAATCAATTGCAATCATAGGAATGAGTGGTAGTGGAAAATCTACTTTACTTAATGTACTGTCTTCCCTTTTAAAGCCATCAGCAGGAAGTGTTGTTTTTAAAAGTAAAGATATCTATGCACAAAAGCAAAGTGAACTATTAAAAATTAGAAGAGATGATTTTGGTATAATATTTCAAGCACATTATTTATTTAGAGGATTTTCAGCAATTGAGAATCTGGAAATTGCTACTTTATTAAGTAGTGAAGAAATTGATAAAGATTTATTAAAAGAATTAAATATAGATTATGTAATAAATCAAGGGGTTGGTGAACTAAGTGGTGGTCAACAGCAACGATTATCAATAGCAAGAGTAATGACAAAAAAACCAAAAATCATTTTTGCAGACGAACCAACTGGAAACTTGGATAAAGATACTGCAAAAATCGTTATGGATACATTATTTAAATATATTAAAAATAATGATGCAGGATTAATATTAGTAACTCATGAGTATGAATTAGCCATGAGATGTGATAAAGTATATAAATTAGAAGAATTGAAATTGCAGGAGATTAAGTGA
- a CDS encoding VWA domain-containing protein, which yields MFSNITFEYPYFLLLIILFVICSIYCKAKTPTYLIPHLNIFQFANQKSMFVINILKYIVIIFSIIALASPIKINDTIMLKNNGINILLNLDASGSMKEQDLDNNYSKNRFEVVKEIVKEFMSKRVADNIGVVLFGDSVLIASPLSFDKEAQKQIIDYLDVEMAGQKTAFIDSLAASINILKEQKAKSNIIILLSDGEDNASKIPLDVIIKLLNKYNIKAYTIGIGDFNQNILYKISKESNAKSYTAMSKEDLLMIYEDINKLEKSQIDQNKIILKDYLFFYPLFIAVLSLILLIYLRNKE from the coding sequence ATGTTTAGTAATATTACTTTTGAGTATCCATACTTCTTACTTTTGATTATATTATTTGTTATTTGCTCAATTTATTGCAAAGCTAAAACTCCTACTTATTTAATACCCCATTTAAATATTTTTCAATTTGCAAACCAAAAATCAATGTTTGTTATAAATATTTTAAAATATATAGTAATTATATTTTCAATTATTGCATTAGCTTCACCTATAAAAATAAACGACACTATAATGCTTAAAAATAATGGAATAAATATACTTTTAAATTTAGATGCGAGTGGTTCTATGAAAGAACAAGATTTAGACAATAATTATTCAAAAAATCGTTTCGAAGTAGTAAAAGAAATTGTAAAAGAATTTATGAGTAAAAGAGTTGCTGATAATATAGGTGTTGTATTATTTGGTGATTCTGTTTTAATAGCAAGTCCTCTTAGCTTTGATAAAGAAGCACAAAAACAAATAATTGATTATTTAGATGTGGAAATGGCAGGACAAAAAACTGCATTTATTGATTCGCTTGCTGCTAGTATAAATATTCTAAAAGAGCAAAAAGCTAAATCAAATATTATAATATTGCTAAGTGATGGTGAAGATAATGCTAGCAAGATTCCCCTTGATGTTATAATTAAATTACTAAATAAATATAATATAAAAGCATATACAATAGGTATTGGAGATTTTAATCAAAATATTTTATACAAAATATCAAAAGAATCAAATGCAAAATCATATACAGCAATGTCAAAAGAAGATTTACTTATGATTTATGAAGATATAAATAAACTTGAGAAGTCGCAAATTGATCAAAATAAAATAATCTTAAAAGATTATTTATTTTTCTATCCATTATTTATAGCTGTTTTATCATTGATTTTACTTATTTATCTAAGAAATAAAGAATAA
- a CDS encoding AAA family ATPase, translating into MNSREKINKLKEEIAKGVIGQEEMVNSILIGLLTSGHILLEGVPGLAKTTTVKAVALAIDLNFKRIQFTPDLLPSDIIGAQIFDMKTSEFKIKKGPIFTNLLLADEINRAPAKVQSALLEVMQERQVTIADDTFKIEAPFLVLATQNPIEQEGAYSLPEAQLDRFMFKIVVSYNTKEQEYEIAKRVTMNSFEQINKAIDKNDLEELKKEVKDIHIDKELEDYIIDIIDASRNPKNYGLDDLVDIIHFGASPRATIDMFKAVKANAYLRGNDYVSPIDIAMLAKDILRHRIILSYEAMAKEINVDDVIQKILEKIAIP; encoded by the coding sequence TTGAATTCTCGTGAAAAGATAAATAAATTAAAAGAAGAAATAGCAAAAGGTGTTATAGGACAAGAAGAAATGGTAAATTCCATTTTAATTGGACTTTTAACATCTGGACATATATTACTAGAAGGAGTTCCAGGTTTAGCTAAAACTACAACTGTAAAAGCTGTTGCTCTTGCCATTGATTTAAATTTTAAAAGAATCCAGTTTACTCCTGATTTATTGCCAAGTGATATTATTGGTGCTCAAATATTTGATATGAAAACGAGTGAATTCAAAATCAAAAAAGGTCCAATTTTTACAAATTTATTACTTGCAGATGAGATAAATAGAGCACCTGCAAAAGTACAATCAGCTTTGCTTGAAGTAATGCAAGAAAGACAAGTTACAATTGCTGATGATACTTTTAAAATAGAAGCTCCTTTTTTAGTTCTAGCTACTCAAAATCCAATAGAACAAGAAGGAGCTTATAGCTTACCTGAAGCCCAACTTGATAGATTTATGTTTAAAATTGTTGTTTCATATAATACAAAAGAACAAGAGTATGAAATAGCAAAAAGAGTTACAATGAACTCTTTTGAGCAAATAAATAAAGCAATAGATAAAAATGATTTAGAAGAATTAAAAAAAGAAGTTAAAGATATTCATATTGATAAAGAACTAGAAGATTATATTATTGATATTATTGATGCTTCACGAAATCCAAAAAATTATGGTCTAGATGATTTAGTTGATATTATTCATTTTGGTGCGAGTCCTAGAGCCACTATAGATATGTTTAAAGCTGTAAAAGCAAATGCATATTTAAGAGGAAATGATTATGTAAGTCCAATTGATATAGCAATGCTTGCTAAAGATATTTTAAGACATAGAATTATTTTATCTTATGAAGCAATGGCAAAAGAGATAAATGTAGATGATGTAATACAAAAAATCTTAGAAAAAATTGCAATTCCATAA
- the tsf gene encoding translation elongation factor Ts: protein MAGATPKLIKELREMTGAGMLDCKNALNETDGDLEKAVQALREAGLGKAAKKAGNVAAEGVVAVKVNDDNTVATLLELNAQTDFVAKNQNFLDLTQEIVSHAQANNIADAEALAASTINGTSFSDFLNGKIATIGENLVARKLTSVTGTVVNGYVHTNGRVGVLLAATCDDAVKEKTATLLKSLAMHASAMKPTVISYTDLDPAFVDSENRAIVAEITADNDELKRLGKPLKKIPEFVSKSQLTDEAIANAKAKFEDELRAAGKPEKIWANIIPGQIERYITDNTQLDGRFALLSQAYVMDDKKTVEQAIADVDASIKITAYVRFELGEGIEKVEEDFAAEVAKQMGK, encoded by the coding sequence ATGGCAGGAGCAACACCAAAATTAATTAAAGAATTAAGAGAAATGACTGGTGCAGGTATGCTTGATTGCAAAAATGCACTTAACGAAACTGATGGTGATTTAGAAAAAGCGGTTCAAGCTTTAAGAGAAGCTGGACTTGGGAAAGCTGCTAAAAAAGCTGGAAATGTTGCTGCTGAAGGTGTTGTTGCTGTTAAAGTTAACGATGATAACACTGTTGCAACTTTATTAGAATTAAATGCACAAACAGATTTCGTTGCTAAAAACCAAAACTTTTTAGATTTAACACAAGAAATTGTTTCTCATGCACAAGCTAATAACATTGCTGATGCTGAAGCTTTAGCTGCATCTACTATTAATGGTACAAGTTTTTCTGACTTTTTAAACGGAAAAATTGCAACAATTGGTGAAAACTTAGTTGCTAGAAAATTAACTTCAGTAACTGGTACTGTCGTTAATGGTTATGTTCATACAAACGGAAGAGTTGGAGTTTTATTAGCTGCAACTTGTGATGATGCTGTTAAAGAAAAAACAGCTACATTATTAAAATCATTAGCAATGCATGCATCTGCTATGAAACCAACTGTTATTTCTTACACTGATTTAGATCCAGCATTTGTTGATTCTGAAAACAGAGCAATAGTTGCAGAAATTACAGCTGATAATGACGAATTAAAAAGATTAGGAAAACCATTAAAGAAAATTCCTGAGTTTGTTTCTAAATCTCAGTTAACAGATGAAGCAATTGCAAATGCAAAAGCTAAATTTGAAGATGAATTAAGAGCAGCTGGAAAACCAGAAAAGATTTGGGCAAATATTATTCCTGGACAAATTGAGAGATATATCACTGATAATACTCAATTAGACGGAAGATTTGCATTATTATCTCAAGCTTATGTAATGGATGACAAAAAAACTGTTGAGCAAGCAATTGCTGACGTTGATGCATCTATTAAAATCACTGCTTACGTAAGATTCGAACTTGGTGAAGGTATTGAGAAAGTAGAAGAAGATTTTGCAGCAGAAGTTGCAAAACAAATGGGTAAATAA
- the rpsB gene encoding 30S ribosomal protein S2, producing MVTMKDLLECGVHFGHQTRRWNPKMKKFIFGVRKNIYIIDLQKTLRYFRYTYNVVRDRAAEGQTMIFVGTKKQASEAIKKAAISCGMPYVNHRWLGGMLTNFGTIKKSIRKLEIIKKMREEGQLDLLTKKEALMLSRKEEKLELYLGGIKEMHKLPDMMFVLDAVKEKIAIAEARRLGITVVAPLDTNCDPDVVDLPIPGNDDAIRSIHLFCNEMAAAMNEGKAALADANGEDLEPVSQEETEALIAEAVAEGDNEVVETEEV from the coding sequence ATGGTTACAATGAAAGACCTATTAGAATGTGGTGTACACTTCGGACACCAAACAAGAAGATGGAATCCAAAAATGAAAAAATTCATTTTCGGTGTAAGAAAAAATATTTATATTATTGACTTACAAAAAACATTAAGATATTTCAGATATACATATAATGTTGTTAGAGACAGAGCTGCTGAAGGTCAAACAATGATTTTCGTAGGTACTAAAAAACAAGCTAGCGAAGCAATCAAAAAAGCTGCTATTTCTTGTGGAATGCCATATGTTAACCATAGATGGTTAGGTGGAATGTTAACTAACTTCGGAACAATTAAAAAATCAATTAGAAAATTAGAAATTATTAAAAAAATGAGAGAAGAAGGTCAATTAGATCTTTTAACTAAAAAAGAAGCTTTAATGCTTTCTAGAAAAGAAGAAAAATTAGAATTATACCTTGGTGGTATCAAAGAAATGCACAAACTTCCAGATATGATGTTTGTTCTTGATGCTGTTAAAGAAAAAATTGCTATTGCTGAAGCTAGAAGATTAGGAATTACTGTTGTAGCTCCTTTAGATACTAACTGTGATCCAGACGTAGTTGATTTACCAATTCCAGGTAATGATGATGCAATCAGATCAATTCACTTATTCTGCAACGAAATGGCTGCGGCAATGAATGAAGGTAAAGCTGCATTAGCTGATGCAAATGGTGAAGATTTAGAGCCTGTGTCTCAAGAAGAGACTGAAGCGTTAATTGCTGAAGCTGTTGCTGAAGGTGATAACGAAGTAGTAGAAACAGAGGAAGTATAA
- a CDS encoding UDP-N-acetylmuramoyl-L-alanyl-D-glutamate--2,6-diaminopimelate ligase: protein MQLIINNKVYTDNSKEADENSVFVVSKQNEKFKENAIANGCKEIIDSSELKNHIDFSSIKIIGITGTNGKTTTAAAIYSILLDLGYKVALQGTRGFFINDERVEDYSLTTPVQIGNFAHIQKALQNECDFFVMEVSSHAIEQKRIEGLEFALKIHTNITRDHLDYHKTIEEYIRIKNSFFEDDSKKLINKDDKIVKYNSKNGYAYSLDDPSTYKVTAYSFKNGTHVMFSHFGTMHSFSSSMMGIFNVYNLMAAVAAVHITTNKPLDEICEALEGFAGVSGRMETISSNPLIIVDFAHTPDGMKEVLQSFNEKDIICVFGAGGDRDKAKRPLMGSVAASYSKHIIVTSDNPRFEDPDMIIEDILKGIKSHKSVEVEINRKEAIKKAIAMADENSVVLILGKGDESTQTIYDKKFPFSDKEEVLKVLNKE from the coding sequence TTGCAATTAATCATAAATAATAAAGTTTATACGGATAATTCAAAAGAAGCAGATGAAAATTCTGTTTTTGTAGTTTCAAAACAAAATGAAAAGTTTAAAGAAAATGCAATTGCTAATGGTTGCAAAGAAATTATTGATTCAAGTGAATTGAAAAATCATATTGATTTTTCATCTATAAAAATAATTGGAATCACTGGAACTAATGGTAAAACTACAACAGCAGCTGCAATATATTCTATTTTATTAGATTTAGGATATAAAGTTGCACTTCAAGGAACAAGAGGATTTTTCATCAATGATGAAAGAGTTGAAGATTATTCGTTAACAACTCCTGTTCAAATTGGAAATTTTGCACACATACAAAAAGCATTACAAAATGAATGTGATTTTTTTGTTATGGAAGTTAGTTCCCATGCAATTGAGCAAAAAAGAATTGAAGGTTTAGAATTTGCTTTAAAAATTCATACTAATATTACAAGAGATCATCTTGATTATCATAAAACTATTGAAGAATATATTAGAATTAAAAATTCATTTTTTGAAGATGATAGTAAGAAATTAATTAACAAAGATGATAAAATAGTTAAATATAATTCTAAAAATGGATATGCCTATTCTCTAGATGATCCTTCAACTTATAAAGTAACTGCATACTCTTTTAAAAATGGAACTCATGTTATGTTTTCTCACTTTGGAACTATGCACTCTTTTTCATCTTCTATGATGGGTATTTTTAATGTTTATAATTTGATGGCAGCAGTTGCTGCTGTTCATATAACTACAAATAAGCCTTTAGATGAGATTTGTGAAGCTCTTGAAGGCTTTGCAGGTGTTAGTGGAAGAATGGAAACTATTTCTTCAAATCCTTTAATTATTGTTGATTTTGCCCATACACCTGATGGAATGAAAGAAGTTTTACAAAGCTTCAATGAAAAAGATATTATCTGTGTATTTGGAGCAGGGGGAGATAGAGATAAAGCAAAAAGACCATTAATGGGTAGTGTTGCGGCATCTTATTCAAAACATATTATTGTAACAAGTGATAATCCAAGATTTGAAGATCCTGATATGATTATTGAAGATATTCTAAAAGGAATCAAAAGTCATAAAAGTGTTGAAGTTGAGATAAATAGAAAAGAAGCTATAAAAAAAGCCATAGCTATGGCAGATGAGAATAGTGTAGTATTAATCCTTGGAAAAGGTGATGAGTCAACTCAAACAATATATGATAAAAAATTTCCTTTTTCTGATAAAGAAGAAGTTCTAAAAGTTTTAAATAAAGAGTAG